The DNA region TCCTTCGTGGTCCGCGTCGCGGCTTCCGCCAGATCCTCATAGCGCTGGACCAGCGGGCCGATCCGGGCCGCGAGGATTGCGGCGACGGCGGCCACGGCGACGGCCGATAGCGCGATCACGGCCAGGCAGATCTCGGTGACGCTCACGGGTCCCCCCTTGGATTGGGTCAGGCGGCTCGGCGCGCTCCACGTTGACATGGCGCGGCTCCGCGGTCTATGGTCTTTGGTGAGCCGGGCGCCCGCCCGGTTGCGCGTGACCCCTACCTCATGGAGGGCCTGCTGATGACCACCGTCCTTGCGCTCCACGGAGCCGCCTCCGGCCGCTAGGCCGAGTTCTCACGCTCGCCTCCCGGCCGGCTCCGACGCCGGCTGAGCCCGAATCCACCCCGCCGATCCGCGTTCGTTCCGCGCCCGTCTTCCGCGCGGCCGGGGCTCGGTGCGCCTGCACGGGCTTGGCTTCCCAATGAACCGCCGACGGGAGAACCGACGTGACGACGATCGAACAGCTTGGCTGGAATTCGTATTTCGAAGCACAGCGTGATCCCGAGCTCGACCGCGACCTCGTTCCCGCGCGCATCGCCGAGGAGCAGCGCGGGAGCTATCGCATCCTGACGGAGCACGGCGCCCGCTACGCGGAGCTGTCCGGGCGCTTTCGCCACCGCGCGGGCGCCGGAGAGACCGATCTTCCCTGCGCGGGAGACTGGGTCATGGCCCGCGTGCCCGCGGCGCCCCCGGAGCGCGGGACCCTCTCCGAGGACCCCTCGCTGATTCATCGGCTCCTGACGAGGAGGACGGCGTTCACGCGACGCGCGGCCGGGACCCGGACCGTGCCGCAGGTCGTCGCCGCGAACGTGGACACGTTCTTCCTGGTGCAGTCCTTGAACCGGGACCTGAACCTGAGAAGGCTCGAGCGCTATCTGGCGCTCCTCTGGGAGAGCGGCGCGGAGCCGGTCCTCGTTCTGAGCAAGGCCGACCTGTGCGACGACCCGGAGCCGCTCGCCAAGGCGGCGCGCGAGGCGGCGATCGGGGTCACGGTGCTCGTCGTGACCGCCAAGACCGCCGGCGGGCTCGACCCGGTTCTTCCCTACCTCCAACCCGGCAGGACCGCCGCACTGGTCGGCTCGTCCGGAGTGGGCAAGTCCACGATCGTGAACGGGCTCCTCGGCGAAGATCTCCTGCGGGTGAGAGAGATCCGGGACGACGACCGCGGCCGGCACACCACGACGTCCCGCCACCTCATTCCCCTCCCCTCGGGAGGGATGCTCCTCGACACGCCCGGAATGAGGACGGTTCTCCTGTGGGAGGGCGAGGAGGGTTTGGATCAGACGTTCGGGGACATCGCCGCGCTCGCCGCCGATTGCCGGTTCACGGACTGCCGCCACGGGACGGAGCCGGGGTGCGCGATCCGGGCGGCTCTCGAATCGGGCGTGCTGGCGATGGAGCGGTGGCTGAGCTATGGGAAGCTCCTCCGGGAGGCCCGGCACGAAGCGCGGAAGGCGGACGTCCGGCTCCGCATGGAGGAGCAGCGGCGGTGGAAGCGAATCGCGGTGGCTCACCGGAAGAGACCGGACAAGCGCCGATTCTAGGACGCAGGAACCGCACGGCGATCGCCCCGCGCGCGCGATCCGTCGTGCGGTTGATCTCGGTGGGAAAGACGCTCATACTCGTTCGCTCGGAAAGGTCCAGCTCCCCGAGGTGGGGAGCTTCTCGTCTCCCATGCCCTCGGCCCGGCTCCGCTTCACTGTTCTCTGCGGTTGGATCTGCCTCGCCCTCGCCTCCTGCGACGAGAGCCAGCTCACGACTCCGACCCCTGCCCCGCCCGGGGACCACACCGGACCCAGCGTCGTATCGGTGGCGCCCGGCAACGGGGCGACCGGGGTCCAGGGCGCCACCACCGTGCGCGCCGCCTTCTCCGAGCGACTCCAGACTTCCTCGGTGACGTCTTCGACATTCACCGTGAGCAACACGTCCCCGGTCTCCGGCTCGGTCTCGGCGACGGACTCGATCGGGGTGTTCACGCCCACGAGTCCCCTCGATCCGAACACGACCTACACCGCGCGGGTCACCACCGGCGTGAAGGACCTGGCTGGCAACGCGCTCGGGGCGGACTTCGTCTGGACGTTCACGACGGGCCCCCCGGTGGACACCACCCCGCCGGCGGTCGTCGACGTCTCGCCGGGTAACGGCGCCACGGGGGTGGTGGTGACCACCAGCGTGCACGTGATCTTCTCCGAGCTGATGAACGCGTCCTCGTTCGACGCGGGCACCCTGCGTCTCACCGGCCCCTCCGGACAGGTCGCGGGGACCGTCGATCTGAGCGGCGCCACCGCGTCCTTCACTCCCTCCAGCCCACTGGCCTTCGAGACCACGTACACGGGGAGAGTGACCTCGGACGCCGAGGACCTTGCCGGGAACCATCTCGCGTCGGACGTCGTGTTCGCCTTCACCACGGCGCCTACGCCGGACGAGACGCGGCCCGAGGTTGCCTCGGTGGAGCCCCTCAGCACGGAGACCGACGTCGACCCCGGTACGACCGTGAAGGCGACCTTCACGGAGGCGGTGGACCCCGCGACGATCACCACGAGCACGTTCCTCCTCGCGGCCGGCTCGACCGCGGTGTCCGGCACGGTGACGCTCACGGACTTCACCGCGACGTTCACGCCTTCCGTGCCGTTGGCCCACGGCACCGAGCACACGGCCACGATCACGACCGGCGTGGAGGACCTCGCCGGGAACGGCCTGGCGACGAATTACGTGTGGAAGTTCACCACGGCGGACGCGCCGGACACGACGCCCCCCACCGTTTCCTCCGTCACGCCCCTCGACGGCGCCACGAACGTGAGCACCGGGATCGCGGTCACGGCGACCTTCTCGGAGCCCGTGCTCCCCGCGACCGTGGACGGGACCACCTTCCTCCTTTCGGGTCCCGGCGGGAACGTGGCGGCGAGCGTGTCCCTCTCGGGACAGGCCGCGACGCTCACGCCGTCCGCGCCGCTCCAGGCGAACACCGCCTACACCGCGCGTGTGACGACGGGCGTCGAGGATCTCGCCGGAAACCATCTCGCGGCGGACTTCGTCTGGACATTCACGACC from Candidatus Eisenbacteria bacterium includes:
- a CDS encoding Ig-like domain-containing protein → MPSARLRFTVLCGWICLALASCDESQLTTPTPAPPGDHTGPSVVSVAPGNGATGVQGATTVRAAFSERLQTSSVTSSTFTVSNTSPVSGSVSATDSIGVFTPTSPLDPNTTYTARVTTGVKDLAGNALGADFVWTFTTGPPVDTTPPAVVDVSPGNGATGVVVTTSVHVIFSELMNASSFDAGTLRLTGPSGQVAGTVDLSGATASFTPSSPLAFETTYTGRVTSDAEDLAGNHLASDVVFAFTTAPTPDETRPEVASVEPLSTETDVDPGTTVKATFTEAVDPATITTSTFLLAAGSTAVSGTVTLTDFTATFTPSVPLAHGTEHTATITTGVEDLAGNGLATNYVWKFTTADAPDTTPPTVSSVTPLDGATNVSTGIAVTATFSEPVLPATVDGTTFLLSGPGGNVAASVSLSGQAATLTPSAPLQANTAYTARVTTGVEDLAGNHLAADFVWTFTTAPPPDTTPPAVIATTPVDDAPSVDVDATIRATFSEAVLPSSVNAGTMTLTGGSGEVAGSVTLSGTTASLRPDAPLAYATLYTATVTTGVEDLAGNHLASSFVWTFTTEPAPDTTPPAVSAVTPLSGATQVGTGVNVTATFSEAVAPASVSASTFTVEGPGGAVAGTVSLSGPIATFDPLAPLADGTTYTARVTTGVEDLAANALASDFTWSFSTAAPDTAAPTVGSVTPADGARLVSLTANVTATFSESVDPASVTSATFALSDSTGSVSGDMSISGATITLNPASSLAALTDYTATLTTGIRDLDGNTLQEDHVWTFETTHLAPTANAGPDQTVLVGSTVTLNGTGSSDPERQPLTYVWRQVQGDPVNGGNNLTGPTPSFTAPLLPGRVDFQLRVNDGDFTSGPDRVRIDVELVPLSLVPEPK
- the rsgA gene encoding ribosome small subunit-dependent GTPase A yields the protein MTTIEQLGWNSYFEAQRDPELDRDLVPARIAEEQRGSYRILTEHGARYAELSGRFRHRAGAGETDLPCAGDWVMARVPAAPPERGTLSEDPSLIHRLLTRRTAFTRRAAGTRTVPQVVAANVDTFFLVQSLNRDLNLRRLERYLALLWESGAEPVLVLSKADLCDDPEPLAKAAREAAIGVTVLVVTAKTAGGLDPVLPYLQPGRTAALVGSSGVGKSTIVNGLLGEDLLRVREIRDDDRGRHTTTSRHLIPLPSGGMLLDTPGMRTVLLWEGEEGLDQTFGDIAALAADCRFTDCRHGTEPGCAIRAALESGVLAMERWLSYGKLLREARHEARKADVRLRMEEQRRWKRIAVAHRKRPDKRRF